The Magnetovibrio sp. genome includes a window with the following:
- a CDS encoding ribbon-helix-helix domain-containing protein has product MNSRLQSRNVTVDGHRTSLRLEQDVWVALEEICVREDMNVHEICTLIEQRRKGSSRTAAVRAFILQYFREAASDTGHLKAGHGKLSTNKRDDTSKDRGGLAANLN; this is encoded by the coding sequence ATGAACAGCCGACTCCAAAGCCGAAATGTCACTGTTGATGGACACCGCACCAGCCTGCGTCTCGAGCAGGATGTGTGGGTCGCACTTGAAGAAATTTGCGTGCGTGAAGACATGAACGTGCACGAAATCTGCACTTTGATCGAACAGCGTCGTAAAGGGTCCAGCCGTACGGCCGCCGTACGCGCCTTCATTTTGCAGTATTTCCGCGAAGCGGCGTCGGACACCGGCCACCTCAAGGCAGGGCACGGTAAACTGTCCACGAACAAACGCGACGACACGAGCAAGGACCGTGGCGGCTTGGCCGCAAACTTAAACTGA
- the aroB gene encoding 3-dehydroquinate synthase: MSTTPTSASTPAIETLRVELGERSYDIVVGAGLIAQAARWIVPVLKRPRVVVITDANVAPFYLPPLLASLRDADVQCDAITLPAGEQTKSFAQFESLCESVLELRVERSTTLIALGGGVIGDLVGYAAASILRGMPFVQVPTTLLSQVDSSVGGKTGINTRHGKNLVGAFCQPKLVLADTAALNSLDRRQLMAGYAEVVKYGLIDDPDFFEWLEANAQALIDGDMDKRRRAILTSCAAKARVVAEDELESGKRALLNLGHTFGHALEAETGYGGALLHGEAVSIGTAMAFDLSQRLGLCSGQDRGRVTAHFSAVGLPMDLRALDTAKWTADILLDHMSRDKKVEDGKLTFVLTRGIGAAFITRDIAANDVRALLDDWLASNSR, translated from the coding sequence ATGAGCACCACCCCAACATCGGCCTCAACGCCAGCTATTGAGACCTTGCGCGTCGAACTGGGTGAACGCAGCTACGACATCGTCGTCGGCGCGGGCCTCATCGCCCAAGCGGCGCGCTGGATCGTCCCGGTTCTCAAACGCCCCCGCGTCGTCGTCATCACCGATGCAAACGTCGCCCCGTTTTATCTCCCCCCCCTGCTCGCCTCGCTGCGCGATGCCGACGTGCAGTGCGACGCCATCACGCTGCCCGCGGGCGAGCAGACAAAGAGCTTCGCCCAATTCGAAAGCCTGTGCGAGAGCGTTTTGGAACTCAGGGTCGAACGTTCCACCACCCTGATCGCACTCGGCGGCGGCGTCATCGGCGATCTGGTCGGCTATGCGGCGGCCTCGATCCTGCGCGGCATGCCGTTCGTTCAAGTGCCGACGACACTGCTCAGCCAAGTCGACAGCTCGGTCGGCGGCAAAACCGGCATCAACACCCGCCACGGCAAAAATCTGGTGGGCGCGTTCTGCCAGCCCAAACTGGTTTTGGCCGACACCGCCGCCCTCAACTCCTTGGACCGCCGTCAACTGATGGCCGGTTACGCCGAAGTGGTGAAGTACGGGCTGATCGATGATCCCGATTTCTTCGAATGGCTGGAAGCGAACGCCCAAGCGCTGATCGACGGCGACATGGACAAACGCCGCCGCGCCATCCTCACCAGTTGTGCCGCCAAGGCCCGCGTGGTGGCCGAAGACGAACTGGAAAGCGGCAAGCGCGCCCTGTTGAATTTGGGCCACACGTTCGGCCATGCCCTTGAAGCCGAAACCGGTTACGGCGGCGCATTGCTGCACGGAGAAGCCGTTTCCATCGGCACGGCAATGGCGTTCGATCTGTCCCAACGTCTCGGCCTGTGTTCCGGTCAGGATCGCGGCCGCGTCACCGCCCATTTCAGCGCCGTCGGCCTGCCGATGGACCTCCGCGCGCTGGACACCGCAAAGTGGACCGCCGACATACTTTTGGATCACATGAGCCGCGACAAAAAAGTCGAAGACGGAAAGCTGACGTTCGTCTTGACCCGCGGCATTGGCGCCGCGTTCATCACCCGCGACATCGCGGCGAACGACGTGCGCGCGCTGCTTGATGACTGGCTTGCCAGCAATTCTCGATAA
- a CDS encoding HlyC/CorC family transporter: MTYIAAAILVLLILSAFFSGSETALTAASRPLMHQLEKDGNHRAELINKLYHRRERLIGAILLGNNLVNILASALATSLLMTMFGEAGVAIATVAMTLLVLIFSEILPKTYAIRHANRAALAVVPTINVLVIVLLPFVRTINFIVRLLLRLFGVDSHASEGLHSSTQELRGAIEMHTTNAEGEHKESGVMLRSVLDLADVQVVEIMTHRKGVTAINADDPVESIITQVLESPYSRLPLWRDEPDNVVGVLHAKALLREVREHANDPRKLGELDILSIAAKPWFVPESTALLDQLQAFRERREHFAMVVDEYGSLLGIVTLEDVLEEIVGDISDETDIMVHGVHVQSDGTLVVQGDVTIRDLNRQFEWNLPDEEASTIAGLILHESRRIPEVGQSFRFFGFRFEILRRYHHQIKTIRITPPAEDDTEE, from the coding sequence ATGACATACATCGCCGCAGCCATTTTGGTTCTGTTGATCCTTTCGGCCTTTTTTTCCGGCTCGGAAACCGCACTGACGGCCGCCTCGCGACCGCTGATGCATCAGTTGGAAAAGGACGGAAACCATCGCGCCGAACTGATCAACAAGCTCTACCACCGCCGCGAACGCCTGATCGGGGCAATTTTGCTGGGCAACAATCTGGTCAACATTCTCGCCAGTGCGCTCGCCACCAGCTTGTTGATGACCATGTTCGGCGAAGCCGGCGTGGCCATTGCCACCGTCGCGATGACGCTGCTGGTGCTGATTTTTTCGGAAATTCTGCCCAAGACCTACGCCATTCGCCACGCCAACCGCGCGGCGCTGGCGGTGGTGCCGACCATCAACGTACTGGTGATCGTGCTGCTGCCGTTCGTGCGCACCATCAACTTCATTGTGCGCTTGTTGCTGCGCTTGTTCGGCGTCGATTCTCACGCTTCCGAGGGATTGCATTCATCGACCCAGGAATTGCGCGGCGCCATCGAAATGCACACCACCAACGCCGAGGGCGAACACAAGGAATCCGGCGTAATGCTGCGCAGCGTGCTGGATTTGGCCGACGTCCAGGTGGTCGAAATCATGACCCATAGAAAGGGCGTCACCGCCATCAACGCCGACGACCCGGTGGAAAGCATCATCACCCAGGTGCTCGAAAGCCCTTATTCCCGCCTGCCGTTATGGCGCGACGAACCCGACAACGTGGTCGGCGTGCTTCATGCCAAGGCGCTGTTGCGCGAGGTCCGCGAACACGCGAACGATCCACGAAAGCTCGGTGAACTGGACATTCTGTCGATCGCAGCCAAGCCTTGGTTCGTTCCGGAATCAACGGCGCTGCTGGATCAACTCCAGGCTTTCCGGGAGCGCCGCGAGCACTTCGCCATGGTCGTCGATGAATACGGCAGTCTGCTCGGCATCGTCACCTTGGAAGACGTCTTGGAAGAAATCGTCGGCGACATCTCGGACGAAACCGACATCATGGTGCACGGCGTGCACGTTCAATCTGACGGCACCTTAGTGGTGCAAGGCGACGTAACAATTCGCGACCTCAACCGCCAGTTCGAATGGAATCTGCCCGACGAAGAAGCCTCGACCATCGCAGGGCTGATCTTGCACGAATCCCGGCGCATTCCCGAAGTCGGGCAATCGTTTCGCTTTTTCGGTTTTCGTTTTGAAATTTTGCGCCGCTATCATCACCAGATCAAAACCATTCGCATCACCCCACCGGCTGAAGACGATACGGAGGAGTAA
- the cobT gene encoding cobaltochelatase subunit CobT: MSKAEPLNETLKRATAATLKAMGQKRELTVGFVRGQSGPSLSGESAMLPEPEPAPHLKSADVLRLRGQADALAMRMQYHDPDLHNRLMPPGDDARAVFGALEQARVEAVGARVFPGAAQNMAALHEQNAGKFRGVSERDPVHMAQAITLLARERFNGEKIPADAEDLAQIWRPWLDAKAPGRLNKLATTLADQAEFAREAGMLMQALELLNELPGQSESDQQSDQDAQSQEQQPESESDDSQQGDGEQDTSGVMGSEGMSAEFADGLDGEGGLDEDMVAGGETPSGPSEHDDAWPQNDPNPVRPYRAYTTEFDQVVPAEELCEPMELQRLREQLDRQLDKLQGVVTKLANRLQRRLLAKQTRSWEFDLEEGMLDVAKLPRVIIDPYAPLSFKEEKDADFRDTVVSLLIDNSGSMRGRPISIAATSADVMARTLERCGVKVEILGFTTRAWKGGKSREQWVEQGKPEKPGRLNDLRHIIYKGADTPWRRVRRNLGLMLKEGILKENIDGEALLWAHSRLLGRPEQRRILMVISDGAPVDDATLSVNPGNYLERHLRDAIEWIETKSPVELIAIGIGHDVTRYYKRAVTLLDAEDLGGTIMSELADLFDEDTKSTRQQGRMRRRA; this comes from the coding sequence ATGTCCAAGGCAGAACCGCTCAACGAAACGCTCAAACGCGCAACCGCAGCAACGCTCAAGGCCATGGGCCAAAAGCGCGAACTGACGGTCGGTTTCGTGCGCGGTCAAAGCGGCCCGTCCCTGTCGGGCGAAAGCGCCATGCTGCCCGAACCGGAACCGGCACCGCATCTCAAATCCGCCGACGTCTTGCGTCTGCGCGGACAAGCCGACGCCCTGGCGATGCGCATGCAATATCACGACCCGGACTTGCACAACCGCTTGATGCCGCCGGGCGATGATGCGCGCGCGGTATTCGGCGCCCTGGAACAAGCACGGGTCGAGGCTGTCGGCGCGCGGGTGTTTCCCGGCGCGGCGCAAAACATGGCGGCGCTGCACGAACAGAACGCCGGTAAATTCCGTGGGGTCAGCGAGCGCGACCCGGTGCACATGGCCCAGGCCATCACGCTGTTGGCGCGCGAACGTTTCAACGGCGAGAAAATTCCCGCCGACGCCGAGGACTTGGCCCAAATCTGGCGGCCGTGGCTCGACGCCAAAGCCCCAGGACGCCTCAACAAGCTGGCGACGACGTTGGCCGATCAGGCGGAATTCGCGCGTGAAGCCGGAATGCTGATGCAAGCGCTGGAACTGCTCAACGAATTGCCCGGTCAAAGTGAATCCGATCAGCAGTCGGATCAGGACGCCCAAAGCCAGGAACAGCAGCCAGAAAGCGAGTCTGACGACAGCCAGCAAGGCGATGGTGAACAGGACACCTCCGGCGTGATGGGCTCGGAAGGCATGAGCGCCGAATTCGCCGACGGCCTCGACGGCGAAGGCGGGTTGGACGAAGACATGGTCGCGGGCGGCGAGACACCCTCAGGCCCCAGCGAACACGACGACGCGTGGCCGCAAAACGATCCCAACCCCGTCCGTCCCTATCGCGCCTACACCACCGAATTCGATCAGGTCGTGCCCGCCGAAGAACTGTGCGAGCCGATGGAATTGCAGCGCCTGCGCGAACAGTTGGACCGCCAGTTGGATAAGCTGCAAGGCGTGGTCACCAAACTCGCCAACCGTTTACAGCGCCGCCTGCTGGCCAAACAGACGCGATCGTGGGAATTCGATCTGGAAGAAGGCATGCTGGATGTCGCCAAATTGCCGCGGGTGATCATCGACCCTTACGCACCGCTGTCGTTCAAGGAAGAAAAGGACGCCGATTTCCGCGACACCGTGGTGTCGTTGCTGATCGACAATTCCGGCTCCATGCGCGGCCGGCCCATCTCCATCGCCGCCACCAGCGCCGATGTCATGGCGCGCACCTTGGAACGCTGTGGGGTGAAAGTTGAAATTCTCGGCTTCACCACCCGCGCGTGGAAGGGCGGTAAATCCCGCGAGCAATGGGTCGAACAGGGCAAGCCGGAAAAGCCCGGCCGCCTCAACGATCTGCGCCACATCATCTACAAGGGTGCCGACACCCCCTGGCGGCGTGTGCGACGCAACTTAGGGCTGATGCTCAAAGAAGGCATCTTGAAGGAAAACATCGACGGCGAAGCCTTGCTGTGGGCGCACAGCCGTCTGCTCGGCCGCCCCGAACAACGCCGCATTTTGATGGTCATTTCCGACGGCGCGCCGGTGGACGACGCCACCTTGAGCGTCAACCCCGGCAACTATCTCGAACGCCACCTGCGCGACGCCATCGAATGGATCGAGACCAAATCGCCGGTCGAACTGATCGCCATCGGCATCGGCCACGACGTGACGCGCTATTACAAACGCGCCGTAACACTGCTGGATGCCGAGGATCTGGGTGGAACCATCATGTCGGAGTTGGCCGATTTGTTCGATGAAGACACCAAATCCACCCGCCAACAAGGCCGCATGCGGCGACGTGCATAG
- a CDS encoding copper chaperone PCu(A)C — protein MNSFKTFIAATALATVAFTGAALAGDMTISKPWARASAGMAKAGAAFMFIYNETGMDDTLVAAKADVSKKVELHTHLMEGGVMKMREVEGGIPVKNGTTQELKPGSYHVMFMGLNEPLKEGSSFPVTLVFEHAGEKTIKVEVMGPGAMGDMAKHKMGGMQNMDHGNMPGMGQ, from the coding sequence ATGAACAGCTTTAAGACTTTCATCGCCGCAACCGCACTCGCCACCGTCGCTTTCACCGGTGCTGCCCTGGCCGGCGACATGACGATTTCCAAGCCTTGGGCCCGTGCCTCTGCCGGCATGGCCAAAGCCGGCGCTGCCTTTATGTTCATCTACAATGAAACCGGGATGGACGACACCCTGGTCGCCGCCAAGGCCGACGTGTCGAAAAAGGTCGAACTGCACACCCACCTGATGGAAGGCGGCGTGATGAAAATGCGTGAAGTCGAAGGCGGCATCCCGGTGAAAAACGGCACCACCCAAGAACTCAAACCCGGCAGCTACCACGTGATGTTCATGGGTCTGAACGAGCCGCTTAAAGAAGGCAGCTCCTTCCCCGTCACCTTGGTGTTCGAACATGCCGGCGAAAAGACCATCAAAGTCGAAGTCATGGGACCGGGCGCGATGGGCGATATGGCCAAGCACAAAATGGGTGGCATGCAGAACATGGACCACGGCAACATGCCGGGCATGGGTCAATAA
- a CDS encoding cyclic nucleotide-binding/CBS domain-containing protein, producing the protein MQRRIIPDVVREQDIVALDKTRTIHDAVQLMSTHNIAAIAVTNGDDQLIGIVSERDMTHRVLACGLNPLATPLSDVMTDHPETLKSSDSCLDAIELMLTRNIRHLPVVDDQQRVIAMISMRDLLESALKEINLNIDDARREAFKPE; encoded by the coding sequence ATGCAACGGCGCATCATTCCCGACGTCGTGCGCGAACAGGATATCGTCGCACTCGACAAGACCCGCACCATACACGACGCGGTGCAATTGATGAGTACCCACAACATTGCAGCGATTGCCGTGACAAACGGCGATGACCAGTTGATCGGCATCGTCAGCGAGCGTGACATGACCCATCGCGTGTTGGCGTGCGGACTCAACCCCCTTGCCACGCCGCTTTCGGACGTGATGACCGATCATCCCGAAACGCTGAAGAGTTCCGACAGTTGTCTGGACGCGATCGAACTGATGCTCACGCGCAACATCCGCCACCTGCCGGTCGTTGACGACCAACAGCGGGTGATTGCCATGATTTCCATGCGGGATTTGTTGGAGTCGGCTTTAAAAGAGATCAACCTCAACATCGACGATGCGCGCCGCGAAGCCTTTAAGCCCGAATAG
- the htpX gene encoding zinc metalloprotease HtpX produces the protein MGYMRTAILIAGLTALFMAAGFMLGGEGGMLIALMIAVGMNFWAYWSSDKMVLRMYGARQVSRTEQPEFYDMVAALAQQADLPMPKVYIIDEDQPNAFATGRNPQNAAVAATTGLLRLLNTNEVAGVMAHELAHVKNRDTLIMTITATIAGALSMLANFAMFFGGSDNRNNPLGIVGVILVMILAPLAAMMVQMAISRTREYEADRIGSEICGQPLWLASALGKLEQGAKRIDNARAEDNPATAHMFIVNPLHAKSVDNLFSTHPNMKNRIERLQALAGTMRSSASPTPSPSSATRPVKRARRSSSVPNMRGRGRSR, from the coding sequence ATGGGGTACATGCGCACAGCCATTTTGATCGCGGGCCTGACGGCTTTGTTCATGGCTGCGGGTTTCATGTTGGGCGGCGAAGGCGGCATGCTGATCGCCTTGATGATCGCGGTCGGCATGAACTTCTGGGCCTATTGGTCATCGGACAAGATGGTGCTCAGGATGTACGGCGCGCGTCAGGTTTCGCGCACGGAGCAACCGGAATTTTACGACATGGTCGCGGCTCTGGCGCAACAGGCCGACCTGCCCATGCCCAAGGTCTACATCATCGACGAGGACCAGCCCAACGCGTTCGCCACCGGTCGCAACCCGCAAAATGCCGCCGTCGCGGCGACCACGGGGCTGCTACGTCTGTTGAATACCAACGAGGTCGCGGGCGTGATGGCGCACGAGTTGGCACACGTGAAAAACCGCGACACCCTGATCATGACCATCACCGCGACCATCGCCGGTGCGCTGAGCATGCTGGCGAACTTCGCGATGTTTTTCGGCGGCAGCGACAACCGCAACAATCCGTTGGGCATCGTCGGGGTGATCTTGGTGATGATCTTGGCGCCGCTGGCGGCGATGATGGTGCAGATGGCGATCTCGCGCACCCGCGAATACGAGGCTGATCGTATCGGTAGCGAAATATGCGGCCAACCATTGTGGTTGGCATCGGCGCTGGGCAAATTGGAACAAGGCGCAAAGCGCATCGACAACGCCCGCGCCGAGGACAACCCGGCGACCGCGCATATGTTCATCGTCAACCCGTTGCACGCCAAATCGGTGGACAACCTGTTCTCGACCCACCCCAATATGAAAAACCGCATCGAACGTCTGCAGGCGCTTGCCGGAACCATGCGTTCCAGTGCCAGCCCCACTCCCAGTCCCAGCAGCGCGACGCGCCCGGTCAAACGCGCACGACGGTCCAGCTCCGTGCCGAACATGCGTGGACGCGGTCGTTCGCGTTAA
- a CDS encoding DUF2946 family protein: MILTRVKSAIRSTCSRLKVTHRGAAQTALFAMLLQAMIPLSAAVPLPDDDGIREGQSLPSFYLVICTAYGAQTRGDVLDGPLDKVPSDVTPWDCPVCQVQASAQGPVPQAPQVAFVPLDLPRGCNVPEASDKRTALWSAAPGLARGPPAA; encoded by the coding sequence GTGATTCTGACACGCGTCAAAAGTGCGATCCGCTCGACCTGCAGCCGCCTCAAGGTAACGCACCGGGGCGCGGCGCAGACGGCGTTGTTCGCCATGCTTTTGCAAGCGATGATCCCGCTCAGCGCCGCCGTACCGCTACCGGACGACGACGGCATCCGCGAGGGTCAGTCACTCCCCAGTTTCTATCTCGTTATTTGTACGGCCTACGGCGCACAGACCCGCGGCGACGTTTTGGACGGACCTCTGGACAAGGTTCCTTCTGACGTCACACCCTGGGACTGCCCAGTCTGCCAAGTGCAGGCCAGCGCCCAAGGTCCGGTCCCTCAGGCGCCCCAGGTGGCGTTTGTACCCCTCGACCTCCCTCGGGGGTGCAACGTTCCTGAAGCGAGCGACAAGCGGACCGCACTTTGGAGTGCCGCGCCGGGGTTGGCCCGCGGTCCGCCCGCCGCCTGA
- a CDS encoding J domain-containing protein translates to MVNHAQKTGHTRKTGQARKAGLETPFTIRPKRAAHRHARTCDWQGCVDEGEFRTHKSPREMGSHVWYCADHIREHNKSWNYFEGLTDDEVEAVIKNDTVWQRPTWELGSKADKAKAKAFAAGARIQDNFGFFNDATDPGQSRPFNRAFPPDSPVAKAYAVLDLDPSATIDDVKTRYKKLVKRHHPDANGGCKEAEETFKEIGIAYQTVLKYLNA, encoded by the coding sequence ATGGTCAACCACGCTCAAAAAACCGGGCACACACGAAAAACCGGCCAAGCCCGAAAGGCCGGTTTGGAAACCCCGTTCACGATCCGCCCCAAACGTGCGGCGCATAGGCATGCGCGCACGTGCGATTGGCAGGGATGCGTGGACGAAGGCGAATTTCGCACCCACAAATCGCCGCGCGAAATGGGCAGCCACGTCTGGTATTGCGCCGACCACATTCGAGAACACAACAAAAGCTGGAATTATTTCGAAGGCCTGACCGACGACGAAGTCGAAGCGGTGATCAAAAACGACACCGTCTGGCAACGTCCGACTTGGGAACTCGGGTCCAAGGCCGACAAAGCCAAGGCCAAAGCCTTTGCCGCCGGAGCACGCATCCAGGACAATTTTGGTTTTTTCAACGATGCCACCGACCCAGGCCAAAGCCGTCCGTTCAATCGCGCGTTTCCACCCGACAGCCCGGTCGCCAAGGCTTACGCCGTGCTCGACCTGGATCCGTCGGCCACTATCGACGACGTCAAAACGCGCTACAAAAAACTCGTCAAGCGTCATCACCCGGACGCCAACGGCGGGTGTAAAGAGGCAGAAGAGACTTTCAAGGAAATCGGCATCGCCTATCAAACGGTCCTGAAATATCTCAACGCCTAA
- a CDS encoding DsrE/DsrF/DrsH-like family protein — MNMIKTTTDEAHLNDLIDKRLDAVLERKLAEIEANKTPSLAIIATKGTMDMAYPPFILASTAAALEWDVSVFFTFYGLELLKKKPRLQVSPLGNPSMPMKMPFGPEWLKGIEWNIPNAVMSNVPGFEAMATAMFKETTCAKGVASVEELREASIEGGAKLFACQMTVDLFGHSQDDYIPEVEGWIGATSYLPMSQKADISLFI; from the coding sequence ATGAATATGATTAAAACGACGACAGACGAAGCCCATCTCAACGACTTGATCGACAAACGGCTCGATGCCGTGTTGGAACGTAAACTGGCCGAGATCGAGGCCAACAAAACCCCGTCCCTGGCGATCATCGCCACCAAAGGCACCATGGACATGGCCTATCCGCCGTTCATCCTGGCCTCGACCGCAGCGGCGCTCGAATGGGATGTGTCGGTGTTTTTCACGTTTTACGGCTTGGAACTGCTGAAGAAAAAACCGCGCTTGCAGGTCAGCCCGCTGGGCAATCCGTCAATGCCGATGAAAATGCCCTTCGGCCCCGAATGGCTGAAAGGCATCGAGTGGAACATTCCCAACGCGGTGATGAGCAACGTGCCCGGTTTCGAAGCCATGGCCACCGCCATGTTCAAGGAAACCACCTGCGCCAAGGGTGTCGCCAGCGTCGAAGAATTGCGTGAAGCGTCAATCGAAGGCGGCGCGAAGCTGTTCGCGTGTCAGATGACGGTCGATCTGTTCGGCCATTCCCAAGACGACTACATCCCCGAAGTCGAGGGCTGGATCGGCGCGACCAGCTATCTGCCGATGTCGCAAAAAGCCGACATCAGTCTGTTCATTTAA
- a CDS encoding sulfurtransferase TusA family protein — MDFTHDLDARGLNCPLPILKIRKVLNQAESGEVVRMISTDQGSLKDIESFCKQTGNTLLSTTSADREHTFFVRKD; from the coding sequence ATGGACTTCACCCACGACCTCGATGCACGCGGCCTCAATTGCCCGCTGCCGATCTTGAAAATTCGCAAGGTCCTGAACCAAGCCGAAAGTGGCGAGGTGGTGCGTATGATCAGCACCGACCAGGGTTCGCTGAAAGACATCGAATCGTTTTGCAAGCAGACCGGCAACACCTTGCTTTCGACCACCAGTGCCGATCGCGAACACACCTTCTTCGTGCGCAAGGATTGA
- the cobS gene encoding cobaltochelatase subunit CobS, translated as MTTSSDANTAAFPLDAPDIMLDVRQTFGIDIDMDVPAFSEGEAHVPSIDPNYQFDFDTTLAILAGFKHNRRVMVQGYHGTGKSTHIEQVAARLNWPMIRVNLDSHVSRIDLVGKDAIVLKDGKQVTEFREGILPWALQHPVAIVFDEYDAGRPDVMFVIQRVLEVEGRLTLLDQSRVIRPHPYFRLFSTTNTIGLGDTTGLYHGTQQINQGQMDRWNIVTTLNYLPHDDETRIILSKVAAYQSDEGRKTVSAMVRVADLTREGFISGDISTVMSPRTVLTWAENAQIFGNVGTAFRMSFLNKCDELERPIVAEYYQRCFGEELPESLIKSGLGSSAQG; from the coding sequence ATGACCACCTCTTCAGACGCAAACACCGCCGCCTTCCCGTTGGACGCCCCCGACATCATGCTGGACGTGCGCCAAACGTTTGGCATCGACATCGACATGGATGTACCGGCCTTTTCCGAAGGCGAAGCCCATGTGCCGAGCATCGATCCAAATTACCAGTTCGATTTCGACACCACGCTGGCCATCCTCGCGGGCTTCAAACACAACCGCCGCGTCATGGTGCAGGGTTATCACGGCACCGGCAAGTCGACCCACATCGAACAGGTCGCCGCGCGCCTCAACTGGCCGATGATCCGCGTCAATCTGGACAGCCACGTGTCGCGTATCGACCTGGTGGGCAAGGACGCCATCGTGCTCAAAGACGGCAAGCAAGTGACGGAGTTTCGCGAAGGCATCTTGCCGTGGGCGTTGCAGCACCCTGTTGCGATCGTGTTCGACGAATACGATGCCGGGCGCCCAGACGTGATGTTCGTGATCCAACGCGTATTGGAAGTCGAAGGACGCCTGACGTTGCTAGACCAAAGCCGTGTGATCCGCCCGCACCCTTATTTCCGGCTGTTTTCGACCACCAACACCATCGGCCTGGGCGATACCACCGGGCTCTATCACGGCACCCAGCAGATCAATCAAGGCCAGATGGACCGCTGGAACATCGTCACCACGCTGAATTATCTGCCCCATGATGACGAAACGCGCATCATTCTGTCCAAGGTCGCCGCGTACCAGAGCGACGAAGGCCGTAAAACCGTGTCGGCCATGGTGCGGGTCGCCGACCTCACCCGCGAAGGCTTCATCAGCGGCGACATCTCGACCGTGATGAGCCCGCGCACGGTGCTGACGTGGGCGGAAAACGCGCAGATTTTCGGCAATGTCGGCACCGCGTTCCGCATGAGCTTCCTCAACAAATGCGATGAGTTGGAACGCCCCATCGTCGCCGAATATTACCAGCGCTGCTTTGGCGAGGAATTGCCCGAATCCCTGATCAAATCCGGTCTCGGGTCCAGCGCTCAAGGATAA
- a CDS encoding BolA family protein yields MRVRNAIESKLTAALNPVHLEVIDNSAKHAGHAGARPEGESHFAVVVVSSAFEGQNRVQRQRLVYAALAEEMANNIHALELKTLTPEESRA; encoded by the coding sequence ATGCGCGTCCGCAATGCCATTGAAAGCAAGCTTACCGCCGCCCTGAACCCGGTTCACCTGGAGGTGATCGACAATAGCGCCAAGCATGCAGGCCATGCCGGCGCGCGCCCGGAAGGCGAAAGCCACTTTGCCGTGGTTGTTGTGTCTTCGGCGTTTGAAGGGCAAAATAGAGTGCAGCGCCAGCGCCTGGTCTATGCGGCGTTGGCCGAGGAAATGGCAAACAACATTCACGCTTTGGAACTGAAAACGCTCACCCCTGAAGAATCGCGGGCTTGA